One Lacticaseibacillus rhamnosus genomic window carries:
- a CDS encoding PTS sugar transporter subunit IIB, translated as MTVKILAACGAGVNSSHQIKDAIEKEFKKRGYDVQADAVMVKDVNEDMIKNYDIFTPIAKTDLGFTPNIPVINAGPILYRMPAMAKPVYDKIENVIKKENLK; from the coding sequence ATGACTGTTAAGATTTTGGCTGCTTGTGGTGCAGGGGTTAACTCTAGTCATCAAATCAAGGATGCGATTGAAAAGGAATTTAAGAAGCGTGGCTATGATGTGCAAGCGGATGCGGTGATGGTCAAAGATGTTAATGAAGATATGATCAAGAACTATGACATTTTTACACCGATTGCAAAAACTGATCTTGGTTTCACCCCAAACATTCCAGTCATTAATGCTGGACCGATTTTGTACCGGATGCCGGCTATGGCTAAACCCGTTTATGACAAGATCGAGAATGTCATCAAAAAAGAAAATTTGAAATAA
- a CDS encoding aldose epimerase family protein, with product MDVSVEQYGQYQGQNLYELTLTNDQGMVVKLLNYGATLEKVLLPEADGLHNMVLSLPTREDYSKERNFLGGTVGRIVGRIRGHVWQHGDVKVDLPMNEGKNHIHGGDDGLDRQVYNFRTEQTATTASASFTFVDPAGHNGYPGNLKLQVTYTLTNANALQYRVDALSDEETLFNPTNHTYFALDQPATIDETVLTIPADAYKPLDAEHLPDQGWQPVAGTVLDFRNGQKLGDVIHTRADQITSERGINHPFLLKNGKALAAKLQTKNHTMTLVTTAPSVVVYTANHFDGTGVAHNIKQFDGVALECQYPPVSGSDLSAITLLPGEPFTLANTWTFE from the coding sequence ATGGACGTTTCAGTTGAGCAATATGGTCAGTATCAGGGACAAAATCTTTATGAATTAACCCTCACTAACGACCAAGGTATGGTAGTTAAGCTGTTAAATTATGGTGCAACGCTGGAGAAGGTGCTTTTACCGGAAGCAGATGGGCTCCACAACATGGTGCTGTCATTACCAACACGCGAAGATTATTCAAAAGAACGTAATTTTCTTGGCGGTACGGTTGGCCGCATTGTCGGGCGAATTCGGGGGCACGTTTGGCAACACGGTGACGTTAAAGTCGATTTGCCGATGAATGAAGGCAAGAACCATATTCATGGCGGAGATGATGGGCTCGATCGTCAAGTTTACAATTTTCGCACCGAGCAAACTGCAACGACGGCGAGTGCGAGCTTTACTTTTGTTGATCCGGCCGGACACAACGGTTATCCCGGCAATCTTAAATTACAGGTGACTTACACGCTGACAAACGCGAATGCTTTGCAGTATCGCGTTGATGCATTGAGTGATGAGGAGACGCTGTTTAATCCAACCAACCATACTTATTTTGCACTGGATCAACCAGCTACGATTGATGAAACCGTACTGACAATTCCAGCAGATGCCTATAAGCCCTTGGACGCCGAACATCTTCCGGATCAAGGCTGGCAACCGGTGGCGGGTACTGTATTGGATTTTCGCAACGGGCAAAAACTGGGCGATGTCATCCATACGCGTGCCGATCAAATTACATCTGAACGTGGCATTAATCACCCGTTCCTCCTAAAAAACGGCAAAGCACTAGCCGCCAAGCTGCAAACTAAAAATCACACGATGACACTTGTCACCACTGCACCAAGCGTGGTTGTTTATACAGCCAATCATTTCGATGGTACAGGCGTTGCGCATAACATCAAGCAATTTGATGGGGTAGCACTTGAATGCCAATATCCGCCAGTAAGCGGTTCGGATTTATCCGCGATCACGTTGCTGCCAGGTGAACCATTTACCTTGGCGAATACCTGGACGTTTGAATAA
- a CDS encoding PTS sugar transporter subunit IIA produces the protein MADTIEQDLFDSSLVFIEDGTDQDTIFKQVSDKLVALGAVKPDFYQHLSEREKAYPTGIDMSVVNPDYPNVAIPHTEGEFVNVRKVVPIRLKQPVEFANMIDPNQKFNVSFLFMILNNDPEGQANVLAQIMDFLTTSSEETLNRLFHAEDTATIHDILATSFKK, from the coding sequence ATGGCAGACACAATCGAACAGGATCTCTTTGATTCAAGCCTAGTGTTCATTGAAGATGGTACGGATCAAGACACAATTTTTAAGCAGGTTTCGGACAAACTCGTGGCATTAGGGGCGGTCAAACCGGACTTCTATCAACACCTCAGCGAACGCGAGAAAGCGTATCCGACTGGCATTGATATGAGTGTGGTCAATCCTGATTATCCGAATGTTGCGATCCCGCACACGGAAGGCGAATTTGTTAATGTCAGGAAAGTTGTTCCGATTCGGCTGAAACAACCGGTTGAATTCGCGAATATGATTGATCCTAATCAGAAGTTCAATGTGAGTTTTCTGTTCATGATTTTGAATAATGATCCGGAAGGCCAGGCAAATGTTCTGGCACAGATCATGGATTTTCTAACAACGTCTTCCGAAGAAACGCTCAACAGACTGTTTCATGCTGAAGACACCGCAACGATTCACGATATTTTGGCAACAAGTTTTAAAAAATAA
- a CDS encoding PTS galactitol transporter subunit IIC: MQTIIDLANKIFEPIIKLGAAPIMLIVLTVIAFAVGVNFFHALEGGIKLAIAITAISSVIGLLTDTYQPALNAFVKSTGINLSITDLGWAPLATITWGSPYTLFFLAILVIVNLILLFLNRTNTLDVDIFDIWHLSFTGLLAIYFGANLFVATVLVIFIGVLKIINSDLMKPTFNDLLDDWENPMTTTHLNYMMNPVIMVFDKLFDKLFPWLDKYDFDAAKLNEKIGFWGSRFAIGIYLGIFIGLISHQDIKSITTLAFMAATCLELFSIIGSWFIAAVEPLSQGVADFANKRLGGRMLNIGLDWPFLAGRAEIWAAANVLAPIMLLEALVLPGNGILPLGGIIAMGVTPALLVVTRGKIIRMIVIGAIELPLFLWAGTLSAPFITHTARALHASGIPATGLISSSTKEGPIEQFIAVLVGKASKGEMMMILYAALALIAYTALFFWYRHEMMKRNQKYSDEGKEVADDVKFVATHAAANSAD; the protein is encoded by the coding sequence ATGCAAACGATTATTGATCTGGCCAACAAGATTTTTGAGCCAATCATCAAGTTGGGTGCGGCTCCAATTATGCTAATTGTGTTGACGGTCATTGCGTTCGCGGTTGGCGTTAATTTCTTCCACGCGCTGGAAGGCGGCATCAAATTAGCGATTGCGATTACCGCTATTAGCAGTGTCATCGGTTTGTTGACGGATACTTATCAGCCAGCGCTAAATGCCTTTGTTAAATCGACCGGCATTAACCTTTCAATTACTGACTTAGGTTGGGCGCCGTTAGCAACGATTACTTGGGGTTCACCGTATACATTATTCTTCTTGGCAATTCTGGTTATTGTTAATTTGATTTTACTGTTCCTGAATCGCACCAACACATTAGATGTCGATATTTTTGATATCTGGCATTTGTCATTTACAGGTCTATTGGCTATTTATTTTGGTGCTAACCTTTTTGTTGCTACCGTGTTGGTTATCTTCATTGGCGTTTTAAAAATTATCAATTCCGATTTGATGAAGCCGACTTTCAATGACTTGTTGGACGACTGGGAGAACCCGATGACGACAACGCATTTAAACTACATGATGAATCCTGTGATCATGGTGTTTGATAAGTTGTTTGACAAATTGTTCCCATGGTTGGATAAATATGACTTCGATGCGGCCAAGCTAAATGAAAAGATCGGATTCTGGGGCAGCCGCTTTGCCATTGGGATTTATCTGGGGATCTTTATCGGTCTGATTTCCCATCAAGATATTAAGTCCATTACGACGCTGGCCTTTATGGCTGCGACCTGCTTGGAGCTGTTTAGTATTATTGGTTCATGGTTTATCGCAGCGGTTGAACCGCTATCTCAAGGGGTTGCGGATTTTGCTAACAAACGTTTAGGCGGTCGGATGCTTAATATCGGGCTTGACTGGCCATTCTTGGCTGGTCGTGCTGAAATTTGGGCTGCAGCTAACGTTTTAGCACCAATCATGTTGCTGGAGGCTTTGGTATTGCCTGGTAACGGGATCTTGCCTTTAGGTGGGATCATTGCAATGGGTGTTACCCCAGCGCTGTTGGTGGTTACGCGTGGTAAGATCATTCGAATGATTGTTATTGGTGCTATCGAACTGCCACTGTTCTTGTGGGCCGGCACACTTTCAGCACCATTCATTACCCACACAGCACGTGCTTTACATGCGAGTGGTATTCCTGCCACTGGGTTAATCTCTTCGTCAACCAAGGAAGGCCCGATTGAACAGTTCATTGCTGTTTTGGTTGGTAAAGCTTCTAAGGGCGAAATGATGATGATTCTGTATGCTGCGTTGGCATTAATTGCTTACACTGCATTGTTCTTCTGGTATCGTCATGAAATGATGAAACGGAATCAGAAGTACTCTGATGAGGGTAAAGAGGTTGCTGATGATGTTAAATTTGTCGCAACCCATGCCGCTGCTAATTCAGCAGATTAA